Proteins co-encoded in one Bos taurus isolate L1 Dominette 01449 registration number 42190680 breed Hereford chromosome X, ARS-UCD2.0, whole genome shotgun sequence genomic window:
- the LOC132344338 gene encoding transcription factor E2F6-like: protein MSQQQPAWEPRSLHVDRVEEKTVCGESKDPVCTKDLRPLKVRVNLEDSTQQVSMKKGPGMKRRRCNSSLSDLTPRFMALLRSSPEGVLDLNKAAEALGIPKRRLYDVTNVLSGIKLVEKKSRSHIQWIGPDLNELEIRPKQRQLEAELLDLSAKEASLDELIKDCSQQWDELLADREKKRLAYVSYEDIHSLDIFREQTVVAVKSPPDTSLDLLIPLEGSVSLNMKSTTGPIDVYVCEMAEDLSSNETSDGVGSSSSESTQPEHPHPEKEEDPPEQSEELIEVKTNGM from the coding sequence ATGAGTCAGCAGCAGCCTGCTTGGGAGCCACGCAGCTTGCATGTGGACCGggtggaggagaagacggtgtgCGGTGAATCCAAAGACCCCGTCTGCACGAAGGACCTGCGCCCATTAAAAGTAAGAGTTAATTTAGAAGATAGTACGCAACAGGTGTCCATGAAAAAAGGCCCAGGTATGAAGAGACGTCGGTGTAATTCATCCCTGTCTGATTTAACTCCAAGATTTATGGCTCTTCTCAGATCTAGTCCAGAAGGTGTTCTTGACTTAAATAAAGCTGCAGAAGCACTGGGAATACCAAAACGAAGATTGTATGATGTCACCAATGTCTTAAGTGGAATCAAGCTGGTTGAAAAAAAGTCTAGGAGCCATATTCAATGGATAGGACCTGATCTTAATGAATTGGAGATACGGCCCAAACAGAGGCAGCTGGAGGCGGAACTTCTTGACTTATCAGCGAAAGAAGCATCTCTGGATGAATTAATTAAGGATTGTTCTCAACAGTGGGATGAGTTACTAGCggacagagaaaagaagaggctaGCATATGTGTCATATGAAGATATTCATAGCCTTGACATCTTCCGTGAACAGACTGTAGTTGCAGTTAAATCTCCGCCTGATACCAGTTTGGATCTTTTAATTCCCCTAGAGGGTTCTGTCTCACTAAATATGAAGAGCACCACAGGACCTATCGATGTTTATGTATGTGAAATGGCGGAGGATCTCTCAAGTAATGAAACATCGGATGGTGTAGGAAGCTCTTCCTCCGAAAGCACACAGCCAGAACACCCTCACCCTGAGAAAGAAGAAGATCCTCCAGAGCAGAGTGAAGAGTTGATTGAAGTGAAAACTAATGGCATGTGA